Proteins co-encoded in one Quercus robur chromosome 8, dhQueRobu3.1, whole genome shotgun sequence genomic window:
- the LOC126693961 gene encoding exopolygalacturonase-like, whose translation MGLRLDIAMILMLFLLKSTGNVQASIFDVKQYGAKANADVTQALTKAWKAACASTGQSKVVVPGGTYKLGAVPLEGPCKGPIELQVIGTLQAPEQQSGDSWVSFNHVDFFTLSGSGTFDGQGKIAWGQSECSKNKYCKQLPINIRFNFITNAIIRDITSLDSKEFHINVLGCKNVTFQHVTIKAPETSVNTDGIHIGRSTGIHIIDTNIGTGDDCVSLGDGSRDITVEKVNCGPGHGISIGSLGKFPNEEPVSGVKVIGCTLTNTMNGVRIKTWPASPTGSASDMHFEDIIMNNVGNPIIIDQVYCPWNQCQAKIPSRIKISNVSFINIRGTSKFQEAVKLVCSKGVPCEKVELRDIDLKYNGHDGSSTYHCINVKPKISGKQNPPACTVKA comes from the exons atgggTTTGAGACTGGACATTGCAATGATATTAATGCTATTCTTGCTAAAATCCACTGGCAACGTCCAAGCCAGTATCTTTGATGTGAAACAGTATGGAGCAAAAGCTAATGCGGATGTCACCCAG GCTTTGACAAAAGCTTGGAAAGCTGCATGCGCATCAACGGGTCAGAGTAAAGTTGTGGTTCCAGGAGGGACATACAAGTTGGGCGCAGTGCCTTTGGAAGGTCCTTGCAAGGGTCCTATAGAGCTTCAGGTTATAGGCACTTTACAGGCCCCAGAACAACAATCTGGGGATAGTTGGGTCAGTTTTAACCATGTCGACTTTTTTACATTGTCGGGCAGTGGAACTTTTGACGGCCAAGGGAAAATCGCTTGGGGTCAAAGTGAATGTTCCAAAAATAAGTACTGCAAGCAACTTCCTATT AATATAAGGTTCAACTTCATCACCAATGCAATCATCCGGGACATAACATCATTGGACAGCAAAGAGTTCCACATTAATGTTTTGGGGTGCAAAAATGTTACATTCCAGCATGTTACCATAAAAGCACCTGAAACTAGTGTCAACACTGATGGAATCCACATAGGGCGTTCAACAGGGATCCACATAATTGATACAAATATTGGAACCGGAGATGATTGTGTCTCGCTTGGTGATGGAAGTCGGGATATAACTGTTGAGAAAGTAAATTGTGGACCTGGCCATGGAATAAGCATAGGAAGTCTTGGAAAGTTCCCAAATGAAGAACCTGTGAGTGGTGTCAAAGTCATTGGTTGCACTCTTACCAATACAATGAATGGTGTGAGAATCAAAACATGGCCTGCTTCCCCGACTGGCTCTGCCTCTGATATGCATTTTGAGGACATTATCATGAATAATGTTGGCAATCCTATCATCATTGATCAAGTTTACTGCCCATGGAATCAGTGCCAAGCAAAG aTACCCTCTAGAATTAAGATCAGCAATGTTAGCTTCATAAACATTCGAGGCACATCTAAGTTTCAGGAGGCTGTCAAGCTTGTTTGTAGTAAGGGCGTGCCATGTGAAAAAGTGGAGCTTCGTGACATAGACCTCAAATACAACGGACATGACGGCTCTTCCACATACCACTGTATTAATGTCAAGCCCAAGATTTCTGGCAAACAGAATCCTCCTGCTTGTACTGTCAAAGCTTAA